The window GCCGTCGACGTTGGGGAACCGGCCCATCGCCACCAGAACGTCGGCGAAGTTGATTCCGGACGCGGCGACGGCCACCTCGATCTCACCGGGGCCGGGTGAAGTCCGGTCACACGTGACGAGTTCCAGCGTCTCCAGGTCACCCGGGGTGCGGATCTGCAGGCGCATCCCGTCGCTGTCGTGATTGGCGACCGTGACCTGCCGCTCGTCGGGACGCAGCGGTGCGGCACGCAACCGGGCCGTGTACCAGACAGCATCGCGCCACGCCGTCTCGTCCTCTTCGGAGTCGCTGAGCAGTTGGCGGGCCAACGACGCCGCCTCGGCCGCCCCGTGCACATCGATCAGAGTGGTGCGCAGATGCGGATACTCCGCGCCGAGAACGCGCACCAGGCCACGAAGTGCCCCGAACGCCAGGTCCGGTACGTCACCCGGGAGCACGGTCTGCGCACCGTGGGTCACGACGGCCAACCGGGGGAGCCGGCCGTCGATCGCGGTCACTTCGCGCGCGATGCGCAGCAGGTGCTGAGCCTGCCGGAGACCCTGCACGGTGCAGTCTTCCTGCGGCGCAGCCGTCGTCGTTCCCGTCATCACGACCACTCCGGCGAACTGCCTGTCGCGCAGACGACTTCGCAGGTGTTCGGTGTTCGCCGCCTCGTCGGTACCGCACGTCCAGAACACCGAGGTGCACTCCGCACCGTGCCGCAGCAGCGCATCCGCCAGCGCGGCCGTCGGCACCGCGGCGGTGTCGTCCGCGCCGATCAACAGCCACGCGCCGGCGACGTCGGCTTCGGGTTCCGGTGGACGGCTCTGCTGCCACTCCACGGTCAGCAGCCGCTCCGCGAGCACCCGGTCCCGGTGGGCGCTGTCCGACGAACCCGCACCGAACGACAGTCCCTGCACGCTGATCAGGACCGCGCCGTCGCCATCGAGGACGTCGAGGTCGGCCTCGACACCGGAGCTGTCGACGCGCGTCACGCGGGTATAGCAGTACTGCGCGTGGCGGGGCGCGCCGTGCACACGAAGCCGCTGCACACCCAACGGCATTCCGAGGACGTCTTCGCCCAGGGCCTGCACGTGGGGGCTCGCCGCGACCGACTGGAAACATGCGTCCAGCAGTGCCGGGTGCACTCGGTAGGCGGACTGCTCACCTCGGAGTCCACCGGGCAGCGCGAGCTCGGCCAGCACGGAACCCGTTGCACTGGTGCTGATGTGAAGATCGCCGAGACCGGCGAACGCCGGGCCGTACTGCACACCGAGCCGGTCCAACCGGGCACGTACCTCGTCGCCCGCCGTCACCTGCGGATGGGCGCGCAGCAGTTCGGCGAGCTCGTAGCCTTCCGGCGCCCCGTCCTGCATCGCGCGAAGCACCGCGGTGGCCTGCCGCGCGTGTTCGCCGTTCTGATTCGTCTCGACGACGAAGTCGACGGCGTCGGCGCCCGCCGACGACGTCGACACCCCGAGCGCCGTGTGCTCGTCGAGCGGCAGCGCCTGGACGAACACGAGGTCGCAGACCTCGGCCGGCCCGAGCGCGACTGCCCCTGCCGCCAGGGCCATCTCGCAGTAGGCCGCACCGGGAAGCACGGCGACATCCCGGATGCGATGCTCGGCGAGCCAGCGGTGGGTCGCGGTGCCCACCTCGGCCTGCCACACATACTGTTCGGGCTCCCGCTGCAGACGCACATGCGGCCCGAGCAACGGGTGCGCCGCGACGCTGTAGCCGGTCGGCGTCCGGGATTCACCGGTTTCGTCACTGAGCCACAGGCGACGGTGCGTCCATCGCGGGAGCGGCGCATCGACCAAGCGGCCGCCGGGATAGAGCACGCCGAAGTCGACATGGGCGCCCGCACAGTGGACCTCGGCGACGACGTCGGCCAACCCCTGGCGAGCGACCTCCTCACCGACACCCGCCGGCGTCGCCACGGACACGTCCAGGTTCGCCGCGGTCTGTTCCACGGCGTCGGCCAGGGACCGTCCGAACGGCAACTCCACGAAGACCCGGAACCCGTCCTCCACCGCCGCGCGCACCGCTGCGGCGAACCGCACCGTGCGGCGCAGCGCCTGAACCCAGTACCTGGCATCGCAGAACGGTTCTTCGCGGGGATCGAAACCGGTCGCCGAATAGAACGGCACCGTCGGGGTACGGGGATCGACCGCACCGAGCAGTCCGGTCAGCTCCTTGAGGATCGGATCGAGTTGCGGTGAGTTCGCCGCCACCTCGACCTCGATCGTCCGCGCCTCGACACCGCGCTCCCGCCACTGCGCGACCATCTCGTGGACCCGCTCGGCCGCGCCGGAGATCACCGTCGACTCGGGTGCGGACACCACCGCGATCACGACATCCTTGATCGAGCGCATCGTCAGCTCGGAAAGCACCTGCTTGGCAGGAAGTTCCACCGATGCCATGGCGCCGGCGCCGGCGACGCCCGCCATCAACCGCGAGCTACGGCACACGACCCGCACGCCGTCCTCCAGGGACAGCGCACCGGCGACCACCGCCGCGGAGATCTCACCCATCGAATGGCCGATGACCGCGCCGGGGCGCGCGCCCCCGGCGGTCAGTGCGGCGGCCGCGGCCACGCCGATCGTGAACACCACCGGCTGCACGCGGTCGAAACCCGTGACGTCCAGGGGCCGTTGCAACGCGTCGGTGACCGAGAACCCGGCTTCTGCGGCGATGAGTGGTTCGATCTCGGCGACCGTCGCCGCGAACACCGGATCTGACCGCAGAAGGTCGGCGCCGAGCGCGGCGAACTGTGAACTCTCCCCGCTGAACACCCACACCGGCCCCCGGACACCGTCGCCGACAGACCGGCACCGGCGGAACCGACCTTCGGCGACACCGCGCAGCGCTTCGCGCAACTCCGACCTGTCGCGGGCGAGCACCGCAGTGCGGACCGGACGGTGCGCACGCCGCCGCGCCAGGGTGTACCCCAGATCGGGTAGGGCGACGTCGTCGTGCGCGTCGACCCAGGCGGCCAACCGGTCGGCGGTGCGGGCGAGCTGCTCGTCCGAGGTCGACGACAGCGGGAAGACCAACGGTGCCTGATCAGCTGCGGAATCCCTTGCAGGCGTGGCGTTCTCGTCGCTGTACCCACGGGTGGGTCCAGGAGCCTGCTCCACGATCGCGTGCACGTTTGTACCCGAGGTCCCGTACGCCGACACCGCGGCCCGCCGGGGCAGGCCATCGGTCTCCGGCCACGCGCTGGTCGATTGCGGCACAAAGAGATTCGTCTGGATGCCGGCGACGGTATCGGGCAGCCGGGTGAAGTGCAGGTTTTGCGGGATGGCACCGTGGCGCACCGCGAGGACCGCCTTCATCAGACCGAGGATTCCCGAAGCCGACTGGGTGTGACCGACATTGGTCTTCACCGAGCCGAGCGCGCAGGGTGCGCCCGTCCCGTACACCTCGGCCAGGCTCGCGTACTCGATCGGATCCCCGTCGGGGGTGCCGGGTCCGTGCGCCTCGATCAGACCGATCGTGTGCGCCTCGACTCCCGCGACATCGAGCGCGGCGCGGTACAGCGCGGTCTGCGCGGTCTGCGACGGGGTGGGGAAGTCCCCGCTGCCGCCGTCGTGGTTGGCCGCGGTGGCGCGGATGACGGCGAGGACCCGGTCGCCGTCGCGCAGGGCGTCGGGGAGCCGCTTGAGCAACACGACCGCGACGGCCTCGCCGGTGACGTATCCGTCGGCCTCGGCATCGAAGGCATGACAGCGGCCGGTGGGAGACAGGTAGCTCTGGGCGGTGCCGGCCACGAACTTTCGCGGCTCCAACATGATGAAGGCGCCACCGGCCAACGCCAGGGCGCTCTCACCGTCGTGGAGACTGCGGCACGCCATGTGCACCGCGGTGAGGCCGGACGAGCAGGCGGTGTCCAGCGTCAGTGCCGGACCTCGGAGCCCGAGGGCACGCGATATCCGCCCCGAAGCCATGCCGAGCGTGTTGCCCTCGAACCCGTACGGGCCGGCCATCGCGTCGGAGTCGGCGTTGACCAGCTGATAGTCGAAGTGGCTCAAACCGACGAACACACCGGTCGGAGATTCGGTCAACGACGCCGGGGTCAACCCGGCGTGCTCGACCGCCTCCCACGACGTCTCGAGCAACAGCCGATGCTGCGGGTCGAGCGCAGTGGCCGCCTGCTCGTCGATCCCGAAGAATTCGGCATCGAAGCCCGCGACGTCGTCGAGGAAGGCACCCCACTTCGATGCCGTCCTGCCCGGCACGCGGGGTTCGGGGTGGTAGTACTCGTCGGCGTCCCAACGGTCGCGGGGAACGTCGGTGACCAGGTCCTCGCCGCGAAGCAGCGCCTCCCAGAGGAGTTCGGGCGAGTCGATGCCACCCGGCAGCCGGCACGCCATGCCGATGACGGCGACGGGGACGGGCGCTTCGCGGGTCATCGCGTGGGAACTGGTCGCCGGACGGTGGAGTTTGCCCGAGGATCGGGCAGACCGAATGAAGCCATGTCGTCTCCTCACAACAGCGAGCGTGAGGTTCGCTGTTTCGCCGCGTCCGGGCGCAGATCAGGAACCCGGCATCAATTGACGCAGACGTAGGTTACCCGGTCAAGTGCTGGAATGGCCGCAAGTCGGCACCCGTGGGCCGACGTCAGGCCCGCCGCCGCGGGCAACTTTCGTGTTCAACGGTGCGGGATTGACGCCTGCGGTAATTTGCATCGCGTGACAGAGGTGGTTGAGACATCGATCCCGGCGTTGTTGCGCGAACGCGCCAGCCTTCAGCCGGACGACACGGCGTACACGTTCGTCGACTACGAGAAGGACCCCGCCGGCATCCCGGAGAGCCTCACCTGGCCCCAGCTGTACCGGCAGGTGTCGAACGTGGCTCGCGAGCTTCGGCTGTGCACCTCTCCGGGCGATCGCGCCGTGATCTCGGCTCCGCAGAGTCTCGACTACATCGTCGGGTTCCTCGGCGCGCTGGAGGCCGGGCTGATCGCCGTGCCGCTGTCGGTGCCACAAGGCGGCGTGGCCGACGAACGGGTCGACTCGGTACTGCGGGACGCTGCGCCGACGGTCGTGCTCACCACCTCCGCCGTGGCCGGTGACGTCGCCGCACACGTATCGGCCAGGCCGGGGGAGTCAGCGGCGTCCGTCGTCGAGATCGACCTCCTGGACCTGGAGGCTGCGGGGCGGTCGAGCTTCGGGTTCACCGACCCGGACGACCAGGGCATCGCGTACCTGCAGTACACCTCCGGGTCGACCCGCAGTCCGGCCGGGGTGATGATCTCCTACAAGAACCTGTTGACCAACGTGCAACAGATCACGACCGACTACGCCGTCGACGTCGGCGGGGTGGCGCCCCCTGACATGACGGTGGTGTCGTGGCTGCCCTTCTACCACGATCTCGGGTTGATCATGGGCGTGTGCACGCCCGTGTACGGCGGTTACCACACCGTTCTCACCAGCCCGCTGGCGTTCCTGGAGCGGCCGGCACGCTGGATGCAGATGTTGGCGGACAACTCCGCGGCGTTCTCGTCGGCACCGAACTTCGCGTTCGAGCTGGCGACCCGCAAGACCACCGATGCCGACATGGCCGACCACGATCTCGGCGACGTCTTCATCATCCAGAGCGGCGCCGAGCGCGTGAATCCCACCACGCTCAAGCGGTTCACCGACCGGTTCGCGGCCTTCAACCTGGACGAACGGGTCATCCAGCCGTCCTACGGACTCGCCGAGGCGACGCTCTACGTCGCGACGGTCAGGCCGGGCCTGCCGCCGGCCATCGTCGACTTCGAACCCGACCAACTGTCAGCCGGCACCGCCACGAGGTCCGTGAATAGCGGGGGCACCCCACTGGTCGCCTACGACACTCCGCTGTCGGAGCTCTCCCCGACGGTGCGGATCGTCGACCCCGAGACCCGGACCGAGTGTGCCGACGGATCCACGGGCGAGGTCTGGGTGCACGGCGACAACGTCGGTCTGGGCTACTGGCGCAAACCCGAGGACAGCGAACGGGTCTTTCGGGCCACGCTGGTCGAGCCGTCGGCGGGCACCCCGGAAGGACCATGGTTGCGCACCGGTGACCTGGGCTTCATCTCCGAAGGGCAGCTGTTCATCGTCGGCCGGATCAAGGACCTGCTGATCGTCTACGGCCGCAACCACGCACCCGAGGACATCGAGGCGACGATCTCCGAGATCACCAAGGGCCGCGTCGCGGCGATCTCGGTCCCGCTCGACGGTGTCGAGCAGCTGGTCGCGATCGCGGAGTTCAAGAAGCGCGGCGATTCCGCCGAGCAGTTCACCGACGCCACCCGGGACATCACCTCGGCGATCTCCACGGCGCACGGACTCTCGATCGCAGATCTGGTGCTGGTGGCCCCGGGCTCCATCCCGATCACCACCAGCGGCAAGATCCGCAGACAGTCCTGCGCCGAGGAGTACCGCCGAAATCGGTTTGCCCGCTTGAACTCCTGAGGCGCGGCCCGCGAAAGCCCGGGCTCAGCAGTCGGCCTCGATACGGAACGTCGCCGACACCGCCTCGCTCGGCCTGTCGTCGAACGCGCCGTCGGCGGTGCCGGAGATCGTGAACGAGCCGCCGTCGGTGGTGACCTCGGCGTCGCCGATGTTGTCGGCCCAGAAGGAGCCGGTGAATCCGCCGAAGCCACGGAAGTTCACCGACTCCGCCGTGACCGTCTCGCCGGTGGACACCACGGCGACGAAGCCGCTGTCCTCTTCCGGCGTCTCGATGAACCACGACCATCCCGCCTGATGGCAGCGGACCACGTGTTCACCGCCGGTGTCGTCACCGTCGATCGAGACGGTCGCGGTGGTGCCACCGAGCGCGGGCTCGGGGGTCGAACAGCCGGCAACGCCGAGGACGAGGGCACTGCCGGCGACGGCCACCATGAGATGTCGGGTCAACATGCCGCCCGACTTTATTCGCTCGGACGCCCGTGTCCGGCCGGAATGCCCGGGTTTGCGGCGCGGGTCCCGGACACCGGCGGGTGCCCGCTCATCGCAGCAGGGCGGCAGTCGCATCGTCGGCCGGGAGGAAGGCCTCGACGCTGAGCTCGGCGGCGGTGAGGTCCAGCGCGGTTCCGAACGTCGTCACCGTGCTCAGAAACCTCAGCGTGCGACCGCCGGCGATCCGGAGCACGAGAGGCACGGCAACCCCACCCAGATCCGGTGAATCCTCGAATCCGCCCGGATAGGACTCGATTTCGGCGAGCAGCTCACTCAACTCCGCACATCCGTCAGCCGCCACTTCCCGGCGCAACCTCTCGATCAGATGGGTGCGCCACTGCGCGAGGTTTCCGATCCGCGGGGCCAGCCCGTCGGGGTGAAGCGCGATGCGCAACGCGTTGGGCCGCTCGAGCAGATGCGCAGCGACGCCGTCGAGCAACACCCCGGCACCGGCATTGGTCTGCAGAATCCACCATCCGCGGCTGACGACCACACACGGGAACGGCTCGTAGGCGTCCAGCACCCGCGCAACACCCGCCCGCACCGCGGCCATGTCCGGCGAGTCGAGGGGTCGCTCGGTGTACGCGGGCGCGAAACCGGCGGCGATCAACATCCGGTTCTGGTCGCGCTGGGGCACGCCGAGCACCCATGCCAGACGTAACACCATGGCGCGGCTGGGTTTTGCGCGCCCCGTCTCGACGAAGCTGATGTGGCGCGCCGACACACCGGCGTCAAGAGCCAGCTCCAGCTGACTGAGCCGCCGACGCTGCCGCCAGCCGCGCATCAGGGTGCCGAATCCGATGTCCGCTGCGGTCACGCCCACGAGTCTGCTGCACGCGCTGCGGTCAGACCACTACCTCGGAGGTAATTGCGGCGCATACCTGACGGCCGCACCCTGGAGTGGACAGGGGAGAGAGGCACACCATGTTCTCGAAATCGGCGATGACATCGAAGACAGTGCACCCGACCACGGCGGCGATCCCGCGATGGCTGCGAGTCGTCCTTCGGTGCGATCGCGCGGGATCGTCCTGGTACATCGGGCTGGGATTCTTCTTCGCCCCCGCGCTGATCGTGGTGTCGCCGTGGCCCGCGCTCACCGCGGCGCTGTGGGTGGGAATCGCCCTGGCGGGGCTGTGGCTGGGCGTGCTCGGCGTCGCGATGGCGACCGGGTTGGCGATCGTGCTGCGGGCCGGCCAGGAGATCCCCGAGGACTACTGGCGGTCGATCCTCGACTATCCCGGCGTCACGACTGATGCACCTGGTGCGCAACCGGGCAGCCCTGCCCGCTGTAGTCGACCTGCCAGTGTTTGATGCCGTTGAGCCAGCCCGACCGGAGCCTGTCGGGGGTGCCGATCGCGCTGAGATCCGGCATGTGGTCTGCGATCGCATTGAACATCAGGTCGATCGTCATCCGCGCCAGATTGGCGCCGATGCAGTAGTGCGCACCGGTTCCGCCGAATCCGACGTGCGGGTTCGGGTCGCGCAGGATGTCGAACCTGAACGGGTCCTCGAAGACCTCCTCGTCGAAGTTCGCCGACCGGTAGGACATGACGACCCGCTGGCCCTTCCTGATCTGCACTCCCGACAGTTCGTAGTCGGTCAGCGCGGTGCGCTGGAAAGAGGTCACCGGCGTGGCCCACCGCACGATCTCGTCGACCGCGGTGACGGGGCGCTCGCGTTTGTAGAGCTCCCACTGGTCGGGGTGCTCGGTGAACGCGATCATGCCGTGGGTGATCGAATTGCGCGTGGTCTCGTTGCCCGCGACCGCGAGCAGCACCATGAAGAATCCGAACTCGTCGTCGGAGAGCTTGTGACCGTCGACGTCGGCCTCGATCAGCTTGGTCACGATGTCCTCGCCCGGATGCTCCGCGCGCACGGCGGCCAACTGCATCGCATACATGATCAGTTCGGTTGCCGCATTGCGGTTGTCGTAGTGGGCGTACTCGGGGTCGTCGTCACTGACCATCTGGTTGGACCAGTCGAACAGCTTCTTGCGGTCGTCCACCGGCACCCCGAGAAGCCCGGCGATCGCCTGCAGAGGAAGTTCACAGGACACCTGCTCGACGAAGTCGCCGGAGCCCGCCGACGCCGCCGTCTTCGCGATGTTCTGCGCCCGGGCGTTGAGGTCGTCGCGCAACCGCTCGACCGCCCGCGGGGTGAAGCCGCGCGAGATGATCTTGCGCAGATGGGTGTGGCGCGGGGCGTCCATGTTGAGCAGCACGAGGCTCCCGGTCTCGATCTGCTCGCCGGTGGAGCCCTCCGGGTACCGGGGGAGCGCCGTCTTCACCTCGCTGGAGAACACATCGCTGCGTTTGGAGATCTCCTTGACATCGTGGTGTTTGGTCACCACCCAGTAGCCGCCGTCACCGAACCCCCCGATGCCGTCGGGCTGCTCGTTCCACCAGATCGGCGCGCAGCGACGGAGCTCGGCGAGTTCCTCCACGGGCAGCCGTTCACGGTTGAGGTCGGGATCGGTGAAGTCGAATCCGGGGGGCAGGGTCGGAGTCGCCATGCATTCGCTCCTAAGCGTCGACTGGCCGTACCGCATTGCTACACCACCGGGCTACCGGGGGTGGCGAAGTTGCGCAAACGTCAGTCTGCGGTTGTAACGAAATGGCCCGCGGATCTGATGCATTCTGTGACAACACCAGGGACCGGGAGGATGCATCGTGAAGTTCGGTTTCCGCGCGAAGACGGCGTCGATCATCGGGGCGGCCGCCGCCGCGACACTGATGGCCGCCGCACCGACGGCACTGGCCGAACCCGCAGGACCGGCACTGCCCGAGCCGGTTCCGGCTCTGCTGTCGGCGCCCGCACCACTGGCCGCACCCGAGGCCCCGATCCCCACGCCGGTCGCGCCCGCGGCCCCGGCCGCTCCGGTGGTCGCAGCCGCCGGCGACCCGGCTGCTCTTCCTCTGGCCGCACCGGCGCCCGATGCCGGCGTCCCCCATCTGGCGAGCCCGGAGAACCTCCCGCCCGGCACCAGTGTCACCCCGACCCAGCAGGGTCGTTTCGGTTACTTCCGGGAGTTGTGGCATGCGATGCGCACCCAGGAGGTCAGCGGCAGCGACGCCCTGCTGCTCCTGACGCAGCGGCCCATGAGCTCGGGCCCGCAGCAGGCCATGTCTCCGGTGCCCCCCGCACCGGCGCCGGCGCCGGCTCCCGCGCCGGCCCCTTAGGTCACACCGACGAGACCGTCGGCACACACCCTCTCGATCCGCGCAGGCACGTGTTTGTGCCACGGCGTCCCGGCGTACGCGTCGCGCCGAGCGCTCGACGTCAACGTGTTCGGTGCGACGCCCGGGGACAGGGATTCCCCGTCCGGACGGAGATGGTCCACCCCGAAACCGTTCGGCAACGACGCGTGCCCGGGCAACATCGCCTCACTGATCTCCACCGTCGCCTCCGCAGTGCCCGCTGCCGTGGTGATGCGCGCACGGCCACCGTCGACCAGGCCCAGCACAGCGGCGTCGTGCACGCTGACCCGTAGCGCTCCGTCGGGGTCACGGGTACGCCACGCGGGGTCGCGGATGATGTCGTTGGCGGTGTAGGCGCGCCGCTCGCCCGCGGACAGCACGATCGGGAACTCGTCGTCGGTCAGGGCGTCCGCAGCGTCGGCCAGGGCCCGGATGTCCGCGAGCATCTCAGGGATCTCCAGTGCGATCCTGCGGTCGGGGTGACTGATCAGAGCGAAGTCATCCTGGTACTCGTGCTCGGTGAACGTCACCCCCGAACGTCCGTCGAGGATCGCGGTGAACAGCGCGTTGCCGTCGGCGTGCCCCGCCCGGTGTACCGCCTCGGGATAGGTCAAGGCCGCCTTCTGCGCCAGCCCCCACAGCGCTGCAGCCCCTGAAAGACCCTCGGGCAGGGTGGGTCCCAAGGTCTCGTACAGCACGAACGGCAGCACCTTGCCCAGGCCGGGGTTCGCCGAGACCGCGGTCAGGAAGGCCTCGGTGTAGGCCGGCAGGCCTTGGGCGGCGGCCCTGCGCAACGGCGCGAGCTCGGCATCGTCGACGACGCCGAGCGCACGCATCAGGCGTGCCCAGATCTCCGGTTCCGGCAGCGTGCCGGGCAGCGGCTCCATCAGCGGGTGCCGCAGATGAAAGGTGTTGTGCGGGAACTCCAGATTGAAGAACGTCGCCTCGACCTTCTCGAACTGACTCGCCGCGGGCAGCACATAGTGGGCCAGGCGGGCGGTCTCGGTCATCGCGACGTCGATGACCACCAACAGCTCGAGTTCGGAGAACGCGCGGCGAACCGCTGCCGAGTCGGCAACCGAGTGCGCGGGGTTGCTGCTTTCGACGATCAGTGCGCGAAACCGGTCGGGGTGGTCGGTGAGGATCTCCTCGGGTATCACGTTGCTGGGCATCAGGCCGCCGATGATCGGCGCGCCCGTGACCGGTGTCCGGCCCACCCCGCCGGGCCGGAACAGCGGCGCAAACGACGAATGCAGGTGCTGCGCACCACGTTTGGCGAAGTTCCCGGTCAGGATCCACAGCATCTTGTTCAGGTACGAACACAACGTGCTGTTCAGCGACTGCTGGACGCCGAGGTCCTCGAACACCGCGACACTGCCGGCGGCGGCGATCCGGCGCGCGGCCGACCGGATCAGCGCCTCGTCCACGCCGCACCGACGGGCATACTCCGCGACGGGCACCTCGCGCAGCACCTCGCGGACCGCGTCGACGCCGTTGACATGTGCGGCGAGAAAGGCGTCGTCACAGAGGTCTTCCTGCACCAGCACCCCGGCGAGCGCCGCCAGACACCACGCGTCCGAGCCGGGTCGGACGCGCAGGTGGATGTCGGCCATCCGTGCGGTGTCGGTGATCACCGGATCGATGACGATCATGGACCGTCCCGGGTCCCTGGCGATCTCGTTGAGCACCACCCGTGCCCGAGGGAAACTCTGCGACATCCACGGGTTCTTGCCGACGAAGACCGCCACCTCGGCGTGTTCGAACTCGCCGCGGGTGTGGTTGCCATACAGATGTGTGTCGATCCAGTGTTCGCCCGTCTTCTCCTGAGCCAGCGCATTGGACCGGTAGTGGGAGCCCAGGGCTTTGAGGAAGGCTCCGCTGTACGCACCGCCGAGGTGGTTTCCCTGGCCGCCCCCGCCGTAGTACAGGATCGTGTCTCCACCGTGGTTCGCCGCGATCGCCCGGAAGCCGTCGGCGATCTCGGAAATCGCGGTTTCCCAGTCGATCTCCTCGTAGGTGCCGTCGGGGCGGCGGCGCATCGGGGAGGTCAGGCGATTGGGGTTGTTCTGGTAGTGGTCGAGACGCAGCGCCTTGTTGCACGTGTAGCCGCGCGAGGCGGGATGTTCTTTGTCGCCGCGGATGCGGGCGAGCGTGCGGTCGCGCACCTGCACCACGATGCCGCAGTTGCACTCGCACAGGATGCAGGCGCTCGCCTGCCACCCGTTGGGCTGTTCGGACATCGCGGTGCTCACTTCCGTCGGGTGCCGGTCCGGGCGTCGATCAGCGAGGTCAGCTGTCCCGCAACGAGATCGAGGGGTTTCAGGTCGCGTGTCGCTCGTGCGACGACGATTGCCCCCTCGAACGACGTGAGCACCAGCATGGCCAGGGCCGCAGCGTCCGCCCTGGGCACGCCGTCGGCGATCAGGCGTTGCTCGATGATGTCGCTCCAGCGGGTGAGCGCCGCTGCGGCGCGCTCGATCACCGGCGCCGACTGCTCGGGTTTGTCCGGATCGCCCGATTCGACGGCGACCGCGACCACGGGACATCCGGCACGGAAGTCACTGTCCTGCAACTGTGTGCGGTAGTAACCGAACAGGTCGTCGAGAACCTCGAGGCTGGAGGACGCCCGACTGAGCCGCTCCGCCATGAATTCCGCGGCGTAGTCGACGGCTTCGCACAGGAGCTGCGTCCGCCCGCCGGGGAAGTAGTGGTAGGCAGATCCGCGGGGGGCGCCGCTGTGTTGCAGGACATCGGCGATGGCCGTGGGGTGCGCTCCGCGCTCGCGGATCAGCAACGCGGCCGAGACGACCATGCGCTCACGGGGAGTTGTCACAGGCGTACTTCCCTTCGAGGTATGTATGCAACACTACATAACCCGGCGCAGAAAACACGCGGTTTCGGTGTAGTTGGTCAACACCACATAGACCAACTACACCGAAGACCAACTACACCGAAGGCCAACTACACCGAAACCGCAGGAGAGCTAGACGCTTGCCGCCTCGTTGAGTTCGTTGAGCCGGCCGGTCGCCTCCAGGTACTCCTGAACCCAGCGCTCGATCACCGTCGCGGTCTTCTCGACCTTGGTGAACTGACCGACCACCTGGCCGATCGGGTTGAACGCGACGTCGACGGATTCGTTCGGGTACTTGTGCGTCGCGGCCACCGCCATTCCGGAGACCATGTACTGCAGCGGCATTCCGAGCGGCTTGGGGTTGTTCTCGTCCTCCCACGCCTCGGTCCAGTCGTTGCGCAGCATGCGCGCCGGCTTGCCGGTGAAGGAGCGGCTGCGCACGGTGTCGCGGCTACCGGCCTTGATGTAGGCCTCGTGTTGCACCGGCGTGTTCTCCGACTCCTCGACGATCACCCACTGCGACCCGGTCCACGCGCCCTGCGCGCCCAGCGCCAGCGCCGCCGCGATCTGCTGGC is drawn from Mycolicibacterium gilvum and contains these coding sequences:
- a CDS encoding TetR/AcrR family transcriptional regulator is translated as MTTPRERMVVSAALLIRERGAHPTAIADVLQHSGAPRGSAYHYFPGGRTQLLCEAVDYAAEFMAERLSRASSSLEVLDDLFGYYRTQLQDSDFRAGCPVVAVAVESGDPDKPEQSAPVIERAAAALTRWSDIIEQRLIADGVPRADAAALAMLVLTSFEGAIVVARATRDLKPLDLVAGQLTSLIDARTGTRRK